From a single Miscanthus floridulus cultivar M001 chromosome 8, ASM1932011v1, whole genome shotgun sequence genomic region:
- the LOC136472205 gene encoding NADH dehydrogenase [ubiquinone] iron-sulfur protein 6, mitochondrial-like, whose amino-acid sequence MATATRRLLPALLKTLAPAGARGLSTEKAVGTAAVVGRHTAKWMQDTSKKSPMELINEVPPIKVDGRIAVCEGASEGVGLGHPIEYICLDLEAPNVCKYCGLRYVQVHHH is encoded by the exons ATGGCGACCGCGACGCGGAGGCTGCTGCCCGCGCTCCTCAAGACCCTAGCTCCAGCCGGCGCGCGCGGCCTCTCCACGGAGAAGGCTGTGggcaccgccgccgtcgtcggcaGACACACCGCTAAGTGGATGCAG gACACGAGCAAGAAGTCACCAATGGAACTGATCAACGAGGTACCTCCAATCAAGGTTGATGGTCGCATTGCCGTCTGTGAAGGGG cttctgaAGGTGTTGGACTTGGCCACCCGATCGAGTATATCTGCCTTGATCTGGAGGCACCTAATGTATGCAAATACTGCGGTCTCCGTTATGTTCAAGTTCACCATCACTAA